TCGCAATAAACAGAATAGCTCAAGTTTCTTTTCCAGAATTTCCCAATTTTTAAcccaagaaatttcaaaaaaaaaattccaaccaAAGCTCCAACCCTTCTATAGAACTCTCCAAAATTTATCCAACTCAATTGTCCGACCCAAAAGAAAACTAACCCCCAAAACTCCAAATTCCAACCCAAAAGTCTCATTGCTGTTCTTCTTCCACAGACgagaacaaaatatatattttttttattttttttcaaaattcccTCCCCCCAATTGCTAACCCTAAATTCTGAAGCAAAACCGAGTTTAAATAGGAAGAGCAACTAGGGTCTCGAGGGAGAGGGCTGGAGGGAACGATTTTAGGCCCATTCGAATTTGAAATTCGAATTCCTACCCAAAGCTGAGGAGTATGCCCTTTTAGATGCCAAATTCCCAACGATTGGGAGGTGAGGTGGACGATCGATATGATTTTTTCGTCCTTGGCAAGCGACGTGGCTCAATCCCACGATGCCAAGGACGATTCTATCGTCTAGCGCACTGCAGGGACGTTGCTGCGAGAACAGGGTTGCAGGGCTGTCGCAACGCCCTGCTCACGCGCAATGGAGAGAGGAGGGGAGAGAGGAGGAGAGACGCGGGCGTTTGAGGGAGGTTTCTGGGAGATTGCGTCTGGGGATGAAGGGGTCGCGTGAGTTTCTGCTGTTTGGGAATTGGGAGAGAGCGTGGGGGTTTGAGGGAGAGAGCGAGAGAACGTGAGGGAGCGTGGGGAGAGAGGGGGAGAACGTGAGGGAGGGGAATTTGATTTCTGGGTTTCTGTTTTTGGGGAACGCGTGGGGTAAAGGGGGAGAAGGAAAGGGGAAGGAGGGGGATTTGGGCTGGACGGGTCAAGTGTTGGGTCGGGTTGGGTGTTAAAGTATGAGTTGGGTTGGATTAGAGAGGTGTTGGGCCTGGGAGTTAATGTTGGGGCTGAAAAGGGTAAATGGGCTTGAATTGGGTTGGTTTCGAATATACACAAGATATACCGGTTATATACACAACTATGTAAACATTATATCGTTATATTTCgcaaaattataaaactaattaatttaagtgaTTTGGAAAACTCATGAAGCTCGCTAATTAAATCATACCGGcgcgggtcaaaaattgggtgtcaacactaAGTTCCATATTTCAACATTTATAGTACATTTATAGTGTTAGATTGActtggaaaaattatatatatcttttcCAAATATTTCTTGAATTGAAAATATACATTTGAAAGACTCTTAGAGCAATTTTGTGTTTCTAGAAATTTAAAATAGCGAATTGCACCACAATGTTATGGGATAGtgggaaatatatatatatatatcgattaaataaatgtatattatatcGACACtgattatatattaaaattttaaaaaaatattagtgagtAGTATAACAATCCCAAACTACTTAAAGTGGACCATCACTATTTGTTTCTTGGACCTCACtattatttcaagaaaatgttgaaagtcatttttcatgttttggCCAAAAATACCCCATGAATTTGTGTCTTTTGCATCTTTAATCTTTGTTCTTCGAGATAAAGGATATAAGTTTATACTTTCGTATCATAATATTCTATTAGTATGTCACATACTATTGAAAAACATATGTAAGCTATACATAAATTCAAGTTCTAAGATAAAAATTAAGGCCAACTTgtttaaaggaaaaattttgCAAttaaatgcatgaattttcatctaaatgcaaatttatattttttttcacccAAAATGTGTGTAGTAATTGCATGAGTGTTtggtacaaaagaaatattttttcgtgttggttaatttaaatttttctaggttaaacatatttcttaaaaataagaaaaataatttctctaaTAAAATTAGTGTGAACAAGTTTCTTTAATTGacctttcttattttcttcttttatacaaacacaccAACTCATCCATAATCTAAACTaaaacttattttctaaatGTAATGAAAAGCcattttctaaatttaattaaaagccCAAAGGTAATTCTGAAGAATTTCTATGGCCCTTAAGCCCAAAATCAAGCAGAAATGTGTGAAAATTAAGTGTATAAATTTTAGGAATCACGTcgttttaatatgaaattacaatatATTCCTTTAGTTTGTAATTACATTAGTCTCTTAAAATTAACACAAATctgatacataatatgtagctcggatacattaaagaGTATTTCGCATACATTATAATATAAActgaatacataatatgtagctcggatgcattataaaataaatcggatacataatatgtagctctgatacattaatatgtagcccggatatattgatatatacctCTGATACATTAAGAGAGAAATAAGGAATTTTAGagatttttagaaataaaagagGATATTGAAAAATAAGGGAAACATAAGACGTATATTTCGGTAATTTTTCCAAATTAAGTGAGATGGCCAGTTTTTGGGTTTGCTTTAAATTTTTAGCCACCGTTTATAAAGTAATATGAAAATGGCCACActttaatatacaaataaaataatactccaTCCGtttaaaaaatagggaaaatgcataagtaccctaACCTATTAAATttctagagacacacttatactatactctATGGTCTCATTGGCCccactgaacttattttataaaaacttTTCTACCTCTTCTAACGTGGCACTAATTTGGAGAAAAATGTCAACACGCGCTGGACCCATAAGACAGTGttacgtaggtcgaaaaggactagaaaattatttataaaataaattcagggggtaataagaccttagtatagtataagtgtgtctctgagatttcgggcataggttgaggaggtacttgtgcattatccttAGAAAAATATGGCTTAATTTGACTTGGAacagaatttaagaaaagaaaaaagactttTTATTCTTGTGTTCTAAAtaaaagttatgtcaaatatatcaaatgtcctttaatcttatgACCTTAAATACGCAATATAAAAAgttaatgttaaattattgccaaaaaaaatcattcttttttaaacatagACGAATTTATAAAGGCTTGAACCATATGAATCATTCTTTTAGTTTTGAACGTATAAAGATTCGAAATCAAAGAACGATTAATTGGGCACTAAActtcaagaaatttttaaaCCCCACCTTTTCGATTAtataaatatcttaattttatcaataatcAGATAATCATCTCTAATTAACATATTTGTATATCATAAATATACAAGTCCACTAAACCTCACATGTGaagaacaaatattttattacgtCAGCATAAGATATTCATGAGATATACCTACtatttatttagtaaaaataaatagtcaTGAGAAAATGGATTAAATATTCTATAGtggatttttatatatattatatgtatcaCATGAATGTTTATGGTAAGTGGGGTTTAGATATTTTGTCAACAAGTCTCATTAGTCATTATTGCCTTCACTATTcacatttgaaaattttatgtatCATGTGACCTATTTCACTTGCAACTTTTGACTATTTCTAAATGCCAATAATATTCaagttgaatttttatttaaaaaattaaaaatatataaattagtaaatatatatctatatatataaataaatcatatcatatattgaatataatatttttttaattaaatttgaacgAATATTTTGACAATCTCTTAGATCGGCTTATAGAAGAAAGATATATAGAGATGATAGGACTTATACCATCATTTCGTTGAcctttaaaaatgatatttatctatattaaataaattatcaaaaattacATACTTAATGATGTTTTGAAAAAAGGTCATACTTATCGATATTAGGATTCACTAGGGAGGTTTTTACTTCcacttaatatataaatagatatatagttagtttttataattatacatataaatatagtaTTGAATCTTCCCAATTTTttatgggcaactttcacatatagcaaataaaaaatttatatttgtatgttacagcaaagtttgcataattgcgctccataacaaacatgtaactgtataattcgctatacatatacaattgtataattcgctggcctaaattgtataatttgctggtctcgctatacatatacaattgtatgattcgctgacctaaattgtataattcgctggcctatttcactgcaattatGTAAtgcgcaattgtataattcgttagcctatttcgctgcaatatgtgtataaaatttgctttgcatacaattgaatcgaagtaaaatgtttgtatattgtataattataagtgtatagaaagaagatatatgtttttctctcgctttatacaaaaacagaaacacaatttatacacttctgttgtataaagcgagaaaaaattgtatttaactgcaattgtataattcgttggccctTTCGTTGCAATagttgtataaaatttgcatttgtatacaattgaatcaaagtaaaatgtttgtaaattgtataattaagcgTATAGcatgaatatatatgtttttgcatgtgcaTATGcaattttctctcgttttatacaaaacagaaacacaatttattcatttctgttgtataaagcgagagaggcgagcagaggaagagtggcgagcgagaatgaGAGAGTGACGAACGAgagttttgggagagaggcgactgGTAAACGTtggcaaacgtttgctatgaggcacaattaaatcaaacaatagttactccatttattttaggttattaatttgctattatatataattatctctttttttaatatatattttttaatgaaaattctaTATCCGTCACAATTTCTATTTAGTTATATCAAATTCCTTTCATGTAGTGGATAATCACAAATCATACAATCATATcctctttttattatatatagcaaaaataaaaacattttttgaaTGTGTGGATAATTGTTGTTACTTgagtatataataattaggaaATTGCTTAGTATGTCATTAGTCAATCAAGAGTGACAATTTTTTTACTCATATATTAATGGATTTGAACTAGGAAAAATTTACTTGTATAGCAAATCCAATATTAGTTATGGAACTTTAATGTTTTACCACAAATAAACAGAatttaaagaacaaaaaattaacttcttttcctattattcCACTTAAAAAGAGAACAAGGAAAACACAATTAATAACCCAATAAGTTCATGTCAAAGGTTTTGTTATTCGTATTCTTTAAAAATGCAGTTATATATGgggaaaaaattttaaaaaatattttaattttaggtgAAATTACTGtaacaatatcaaattttatggaGGACCttttattcatgaattatttaatagtgtattttaaaggtatatatgtgcccAAGTGGACATagaaaatattacataatatgtccacgtggacacatatatacctttaaaatacactattgaATAGTGCAGGCGGGTAAAGGTTCTTTCCAATGTTTGATATCGTAACAATAATTTCGATCAAAATTCGAATATTTCAAACCCTTTTccatatatttatcaaatcttTTAAAATGCTCTACTTTTAAAAGATGCAAAATACTGTGACATTTTTTTAGAATTCGAACAATATCACCAAAGTAATATTTAAATCTCCTATTTAGTTAGTTACTAGTGTCATTTTCACCACTAGAAAGAggaatcattttctttttttctcaaaggataagttcaatttttttaatactcaTTTCTTCAATAtagccaaaaaaaataaaaatcttctaGATATTTGGCTCATTGAttattttagtcattattttgtcttaatctttttttatattactaTATTGTTCTCAATCATCTTTCTTTGACCTCTCAAGTTGTCATTGATTAGTTTTGATTTTTCCATCAACTATCTGCCCCACTCACTTACCTAACAAGTGCTAATTGTATCTTAtcctaaaattttgaatttataaatattaaaataaaaaaaattatgaaaaatataaaatttctgtCAAAGCTGCTATTTCGTTATATACAAAGTCAGattcaagattttatatttgtgATTTCTAAAATAGTTAGCACACATTTTATACGCAAAGTCGAATTCAAGATTTAAGTTTTAAGTTTTGATTCCTAAGATAATTTATTTCTCAATACAAATACAAAGTCTATATCAAAGCTACTCATTCCAACAAAACAATATCGGAGATCCACCCAATTCACTAACTAAACCAACATTAGCtaatataaatttcatacaCATACAATTCAAGATTTTAAGTTTACAAATTCGAATTAATTCCAAGGACACTTTTGTTTCTTAAAACAAATATAGAGTCGATATCAAAATTACCGAGTCCAACAGAATTATATCATAGATCCACCCAACTAACTAACTAAACCAACATGAACTAATATATATTTCACACACATAGTTAAGTCAGATTTTAAGTTTACAAATTCGAGTTTATTCCAAGGACAATTTGTTTCTTACTACAAATACAGAGTCTATATCAAAGCTACTGAGTCCAACAAAACTATATCGTAGATCCACCCAACTAACCAAACCAACATGAGCTAATATACATTTCATACACATAGTCAAGTCAGAtccaaaaaattttaagtttacaAATTCGAGTTTATTCTAAGGACACTTTGTTTCTTAACACAAATACAGAGTCTATATCAAAGCTACTGAGTCCAATATAACAATATCGTAGATCTAGCAAAACCAACACGAGCTAATatatatttcacatacataatcCTATCAGATTCAAGATTTTAACTTTACAAATTCGAGTTAATTCCAATAACACTTTGTTTCTTAAtacaaacacagagtctgtaTCAAAGCTAGTGAATTCGACCAAACTAACcttatttaccaaaaaaaaaaaaaaaaaacacaagatAAGTGTATATATAGTACTTAGAGAAAAGAGCTTCGTTGTTTAGAGAAAAATAgaggaagagagagagagatatggGAGAGATGCCAATGAGCAAAATCCATGAAATTTTGCAATTCACCAATCATGTTATACAAGGTAGGTGGTTCTCTCTTTTTGCTTCATTTCTCATAATGGCTGGAGCTGGTGCTACTTATCTATTTGGTACTTACtctaaagaaataaaatcttcACTTGGATATGACCAAACCACACTTAATCTCTTAGGTTTCTTTAAAGATCTTGGTGCTAATGTTGGTGTTTTCTCTGGTTTACTTGCTGAAATCACTCCAACATGGTTTGTTTTACTTGTTGGTGCATCAATGAATTTCATTGGCTATTTCATGATATGGCTATCTGTTGCTGGCAAAATTCAAAAACCAAAGGTTTGGCTTATGTCTATGTACATATGTATTGGTGCTAATTCACAAAATTTCGCAAACACTGGTGCTCTGGTTACATCTGTTAGAAACTTCCCTCAGAGCAGAGGAAATATGATTGGGTTATTAAAAGGTTTTACTGGATTAAGTGGTGCTATATTGACACAATTATACTTAGCTCTATATGGAAATGATGCTACTTCACTTGTTTTGCTTATAGCTTGGTTACCTGCTGCAATATCACTCATATTTGTGTATACCATTCGGGAGATGAGAGTCGTTAACCAGCCGAATCAGTTGAAAGTTTTTAACTATTGTTTGGCTATAGCAATCGTGCTCGCATTGTTTCTTATGGTTATGACATTGGTTGAAAGGGCAGTTAGTTTTACTCATGCTGCTTATGTTGCTACTGCTACTATAGCTTGTGCTTTGTTGTTTACGCCTCTTTTGGTCTTCGTTAGAGAAGAGTTGTTAAGTGTTTTTCGTAATCCTCCAGAAGTTGTGGTAGTAGTAGAGAAAGAAGATACTAACAATTTGAAGTGTTTGTCATTCAATgacattttcttgaataaaCCAGAAAGAGGGGAAGATTATAGTATATTGCAAGCACTTCTCAGTACTGATATGTTGATTTTATTCGTTGCTACGTTCTGTGGACTTGGGACGAGCTTGACTGCTGTCGATAACTTAGGACAGATCGGAGAGTCTTTAGGATATCCAACAACAACAATCAAGTCCTTTGTGTCACTTCTTAGTATATGGAACTTTTTTGGGAGAATTTTCTCAGGATTTGTATCTGAAGCGTTGCTCGTTAAGTACAAATTCCCTAGGACACTTATGATGACATTAGTCCTGTTGTTATCCTGCATTGGACTGCTTCTCATCGCGTTTCCATTCAACGGATCAGTATACGTTGCATCAGTGATCATAGGGTTCTCATTTGGTGCACAATTGCCTTTACTCTTCTCAATCATTTCTGAACTTTTCGGATTGAAGTACTATTCCACATTGTTCAATTGTGGTCAACTGGCTAGCCCTCTTGGCTCATACATATTGAATGTGAAGGTAACGGGACCTCTATACGATAGAGAGGCATTGAAGGATCTCGCGAGAAAAGGCTTAACTAGATCATCTGTTAAAGAATTGACATGTATTGGGAACCAATGTTATCGACAGGCTTTTATTATCTTGGCTAGTGTCGCCTTCTTTGGCGCGCTAGCCTCGTTGGTTTTGGTTGCAAGAActagaaaattttataaaagtgATATATACAAGAAGTTCAGAGAGCAAGCTGAGGCAGAAATGGCTtcaacaaaacaataaataagCAGATATATACACTAATAACAACTTTACACTGGCCTATTTAAgtagtttttgttttcttgatcatttatGCATccattaattatgtattaatcctatgaaaagaaaattctcAATTAATATCTGTTTGTAGTAAATTGTTGAACTAGAAAATTACTGCCTGTTTTGATAATATGTCGTTGTGCTAAGGGTCTATTAGAAACAACATTTCTACTTCATAATGGTAGGGGTGAGTCTGCGTAGATCTTACCCTCCTGAGATCTCATTCGtgagggtgtgtttggtatgaaggaaaatgttttactgaaaaataagtagattttgtacttattttctcatgtttggttggtgagtagaaaatattttcagaaataatttttagtgtttgatttacgaatgaaaaatgtttttgagagacatattttatttttactagagtgaaaaataatttatgaaattgaaaatattttttaaaaacaacttttatttgaggggtgggggtggggtagGGGTAAGGGGTAGgagtgaaaatataaaaatttgaactttataatatttttaaaaagcaaaattatttttttggggagggggtggGTTGAGGGGGAGGGAGTTGGCCAGTGGTGGGTGAGTGGAGGTCAGGGatcgaataaaaaaataaattttaaaattgattttttttaaattgttattttttccaaaaaaaaaaattaaaattgaagaagagttTTGGAAagtgttttccttaatttttgtagagaagttatttttcttaattttgagaaaaaatgaattaatttgaaaaacatttttcaaaacttttgccccaaccaaacataagaaaataccAAACACACGCCGTGTATATTGTTGTTTTAGTTAAGCAGAAAACTGAACATAAAAAGAACACTAAAAATTGTGAGCTTTTGTGCAACTTGGAATTAAGAATTAGAGAGTTGGCTAGAAATTGAAAGATAGGCTAGTTTTGTCTGTTTTTCTGGTGGCACACAAGTTAAAATAATCAGACTAAATGACAGTATTTTAGACTAGTAGTAGATCACATTCTTGGCCATGtctcctttttgttttttctttgctTCCCATTCAATGTCTCGTGGAATGGAGTCATGGACTGATTCGAATATATACGTCACGTAAGGTTCATTAAAGGCGGAAAAGAGATAAATCTTATTCGTACTAAGTGTTTACATCAAGCAAAGTGTTCTATAGAATCCTATCAAgagtttctttttctcttttccttttcatttcagtgctcaaattcaaaatttctaattaagGATGAAGATATCTTATATATTCTAATGCAAGCTTTGATGGTCCTTGATGTGATATGTAATTTCATATGACTTAGTggtagataaaaataaatattcacttACAACGAAAGAAGTTTTGATCTAGAGTTTTAGACACAACTGAACACTAATTTGATGAGCATATCAACCTAATggatttgtaattttttaccaaTGAATAAATATCAAGTTGATGTAATATCTCGAAAGTTTCTAAAATAAGGCTTGAACCATTCTTTAATTGCCTATAAAATTGTAACAGGTGTTTCTTGAGTTACTCATATGTGTAAAGGTAATTTCTTTGGTGTTCAAATGGATTTGAATATGACTTAAGGTCACAAGAACTTTCTAGCACAGAGTTGATCTGAAATCTTCAATGTTGATTAAGTTTTGACATAAGATTCTACTTAGTCTTTGAGTCCTGTTTCCAATGCCATCAAGTTTTTCTCATTTCATGTTCGgagtaaaaaattatgactGTTTTACCAAACACTGTCAAACCAGGGTTTTCTGAGTTCGTGAACGACGACACCAACCAAGTGGCCGTAGGTTGAACCACGATCCGTTCTGTCAAGCCGATGATAGAGTACTGGGGGTCAATTTTTGAGACCCAAATCCTATGGACCCAACCGACGAGCCATAAACGGACTTACGAGCCGTCGTTTGGACCCGTAAATGGACTTGTGAGCCTTAAAAACTCATTATAGAATTAGCGAATGAGATATACAATCTGTGGGTCAAACCACGACCCGTAGAAGGTTTTTTTTCTCCCCAATTTTGAGAAGGCAAGTCTAATCTTTTCCCGCCCTGTCCAAGCCTTAACCACGACCCTTTTCACCTTATTAAGGTCTAAATAGtgttaaatcattattttgcgTTCTTCAACACTTCAAAGATTTTAGAGCAAGGATTCAAGAGGAGAAAAGTTACGGTTTTCTATCGTTATTTGAATTTCATCGATTTCGCCAAGAATTTTGTTCTTCCAAGATATGTAAGGCTATCATTGGTGATGGATTGAGTTCGTTTTCACGCCCTAAATCTACTTTCTACTAGTAAAAAATAATCTAGCGTTATCTTATTAGTTTGGGATATTTTATAGATGAGTTTGTTGTTGATTTTCGAGTTGTTATTCTTAATTTTCGAGttactatatattatttattgagATTGTTGAGTTGATTATTCATGCATGATTTTCAGCATCAACCCTATTATTTGAAGTACTCACTGAGTTATTGATGATAATCTTTTAACCAAATAATTATCTTAATTGTTTTTTCTCATAAAGTAAAAAGGAGTTTTGAGGAAAGTTTAATAAGACATTTCACATAACGCTTAGGGGAATTATTGACTcccaaatttatcatttttacattgagaaataaaaaactttgatttctaaatgagttCAGAGATATTTCAGAGCAGTTGTCTCTTTTGAGAGATagttgagcaattatctcaaatcaGAGAAAGAGTAATGTTTTTATAAATTGAGCAGAGGTAAATATTATTGGGAGTAATATTGAATACCGATATGAGGGAAAGTTCGGATAACTCACAACGCCCATAAACTATGTATTGCTAGCATGGGTAcaagatcatactttttagatgaatccttgGAACTTTTGGGCATaatttagtggatccacttaattGAGGTGTTCTACATCCCGACACGATATAAGACAATTCTGACAGCTTAGACAATACATTGTATTGTCACTTAACTCATAAtgatggttgttggttagagaatctcctaatagagttaaatgtatttttatataccaCTTATTAAGTTAAAGTTCAGAGAATGAGAAAGTGTTCTTTTTAACTTTTACTGATTTCActtccttatttatttaaattcagtCGAGTATATATCTACATATATTATAGTCTCTTCATTCAGTTCTTTGCTATTCAGTTATAttacatactcatacattcaatgtatt
The DNA window shown above is from Solanum lycopersicum chromosome 11, SLM_r2.1 and carries:
- the LOC101260898 gene encoding protein NUCLEAR FUSION DEFECTIVE 4, with translation MGEMPMSKIHEILQFTNHVIQGRWFSLFASFLIMAGAGATYLFGTYSKEIKSSLGYDQTTLNLLGFFKDLGANVGVFSGLLAEITPTWFVLLVGASMNFIGYFMIWLSVAGKIQKPKVWLMSMYICIGANSQNFANTGALVTSVRNFPQSRGNMIGLLKGFTGLSGAILTQLYLALYGNDATSLVLLIAWLPAAISLIFVYTIREMRVVNQPNQLKVFNYCLAIAIVLALFLMVMTLVERAVSFTHAAYVATATIACALLFTPLLVFVREELLSVFRNPPEVVVVVEKEDTNNLKCLSFNDIFLNKPERGEDYSILQALLSTDMLILFVATFCGLGTSLTAVDNLGQIGESLGYPTTTIKSFVSLLSIWNFFGRIFSGFVSEALLVKYKFPRTLMMTLVLLLSCIGLLLIAFPFNGSVYVASVIIGFSFGAQLPLLFSIISELFGLKYYSTLFNCGQLASPLGSYILNVKVTGPLYDREALKDLARKGLTRSSVKELTCIGNQCYRQAFIILASVAFFGALASLVLVARTRKFYKSDIYKKFREQAEAEMASTKQ